CGCCAGCAGTCGGTCCGACTGTGCGAAGCAGAGACTGAACAGAAGCACACAGTCCCAGCATGGTCCCTGTGCATAAGAACAGAGTGTGTTTGATGGTCATAGTGGTTCAGGTTTATTTACAGCGGACGCGGAAACACCCGAGCTTGTGGTGAACGCTTCTGTGTGAGCATTAAAAGCAGGAGGACCTcacctgtgtcagaggaggGGACGCTTTTGGTGAGGATGCTGTCTGTGATGACATTAAACACGCTGAGAGAAAACACCATGGGGACAACGATCAGGCAGAACTGGAACACATTCTGCATGTTGGCCTGCAACGGAAGGAAGGCGTGTCAAAGTCAAAGCCTCAGTGAGCATCAGTTTTGGGGAGAGTTATCAGGTGGGTGACTATGAAATTGACATTCATTTATACATGTGCCAGTAAATATAAGAACCCTTAGATGGTGATTAATATCAGCTTAAACATGAGGAACTGTTTCATACATGAGCATACATTGCATTAAACCTCTTGCTAGGTGACTTTACACAGTGCTGTATGAGCCTACCAGCAacaggatgtttttttctacattcTCTGTTGATGAGCTGATATTTATCTACTATCTGATGTGAACAACAGGAAATGAGATTTCCCTTCCGTTGTGAGGAGAAAATGAGGAGATgggaaaaggaaaagaaggaagaaagaaagaaagaaaataagacaAATATGAGGACGTTATGTACTTGGGTACTTATGAGTGTTTCGTGTGTTTACCTGAGCTAGTCCCACAAAAGAAGAAACCCCGATGGCAAGAAGCAGCAGTGAGTTCTCAGAGAATCTGGCTGTGAGCCGACCGATCACTCCTCCCTGAACAACCTGAACAAACAGGATAAAAATACTGTTATTGTCATAGCACGTGCCACACACAACGAAATTACACTGgctctgctttaaaaaaaaaaagaacatatacaaacataaacataataaataaataaatacataaacacacacatacaaattcCACATCCACTTACACTCCACTCCTTACACTTCAGTCTAAAGTGACATTAAAGTTGGTGACACAGTAAGGATCTGGAGGGGGATACACAGTTTAAAGCATTGATGGCTGTTGGACAAAACCTGTTCCTGAGTCTGGCCGTGCATGTATTAAGTGACCTATACCAATTCTCAAAGGGTAGCAGAGTGAAGAAATGATGAAAGGGATGTGTAATGTTACAGGCTGGGCTGGTAAATGTCCTCCAGAGGTGGCAGGTGGACATCTGGGTTTAACTGACCTCCTCTTATACCACCACAAATGTTGAAACCTGGCAACACAGTCTGCCTGTATTCCTGTCTTACCATTGACATGATGCCAAAATATGCCATCAGGTATCCGCTCTGCTCAGGCTGCAGCTTGAAAAATTCCAGCACAATGATGGAGAACATCACCTGAAAGATGACTTTATGGAAACAATTCTTCAGTTAAATTTCTTCACCTGTGCTGTCGCCAATCAAAAATGGCTGCAGaccatcagctctcacctgatGGCAAACCTGCAACGATCTTGATGACAAAAGTCCGCATCACTCTGGGGAACTTCATCAGTCTTGTGATCTCTCCCAGGCTGAATATCGAGTTGCTTTCATTGTCATCTTCAGTGAAGGAGAATAAAACGAGAGACGAATCAACTGTGTATCATCATCAACACTGATATAAAAGTGCCTGTGATAAAACTTCATTTAAAACAGATTAGGACTTGAACCCAGAACCATAGCTGAGACTTCTCTCAACTGGAGACACAAATATCTGTGAGAACCCAGCCTTTCTACGCCTGAGAAATTAGTGTCACACTGGCTCCACCTGGACCTGCTCTGGGGACAGTGATGGGAAGTGGGACTGGGTGAGAGCAGTCTCACTTCTGCTGTTACTGCTCCAGCTGCACAGCTGGAACTGCACAGATCACCTGCGTCAGGCTTTGCTGCAGATCCTCATAGACCTCCTGCACTTTCCTCTGCTACTCTACGCTACGCTGTCTGGATGAGCATCTCTTCCAGTAAGTACTTGACCATCTCCGCCTCTTGGAAGGTTCTTTTTGACAGTCTGAGAATTTTGCTTAGGAATCACTACTCTCACTCTGTGACTTTCTTCTTCGTCAGGTGAAGCTCTTCCTCACACTTGCAGAGCTCCCACCTCTGGTCTTCTACCTCATTTTCTAGGACAGCCTTCTCCCTCTCAAGTTTCTGGTTCTCTAGCTTGAGGAGATGGATCTGCTTCAGGTGCTTCAGGTGCTCCTTGTGCAGGATTGATAGCTGAATGCTGACCTGACCACACAGTTTTGGCTGCATAGCTACTTGTGATTTAAGCGGTCTTTCTCTTTGACAGGGTGTAATGAATGCAAGAGGAAATGTCTTACTTTTAGTGTTGCCTCTGGGTCCTTCTACTTTGGTTGTTTTTGGGATGTACTTTAAAACCAGCAGCAAACTGAAGGTACTTCCTGcagcacctacacacacagtaaatgtcTCCCTGGGAAACACAAAACCAGTGTTATCTTAATAAATTTTTTTTAGTTCGCAAACGtctatttattttaacaacagACATGACAAATAGACAAATAGTGGCAaagatgatgtgatgatggGATCAATGTTCCTTTGTCCACAGACCATAAAGTTGCTCAGTTTAATATACAACTGTTAATggtatacaaacacacagcaacacactcaCCCATAGAATTTGTTTAGCTGTCCGCCTAACGTGGATCCAGCTATAATACCGATACCAAAACACAGACCTAGTTTGGATAAAGCATCGGCCCGCTTGTCAGGTTCTGAGAGGTCTGTAACGACCATCTGAGAGGCTGCCGAGAGAAGAGGAACCAAAAAAATCCATCATATTATATGTATGCCCTAAATTAATTGGGCATACATTGTGTCATCATATTAatacttttttctctttaatatgTTTTCTACCCACCCGGTAGGACATGCATGAAGACTGTGGGGAGTTTGTGGATGAACAACATGGCAGGACGGTCTGCTATCACcagcagaagaaagaaaacaatggtTGCCGAACACGCCAGAGACAAGGCGGCTCGTGCCCCGAAGAGATCTCCAAACCTGCCGACAAAACAGAAACCTGCAGTCACACGGCTTTTCTGACAGGCATGATGGAGCGGGGATacaggccccccccccccccccccttgtggAGGCCTTCAGGGACTGGTGCAGTAGAAGCTGCCTCCATCTCAAGACACTTACCTTCCAAACAGAGGACCACCAAGAAGCTGCACCACACCCACCATGGTTTGCAAATAACCGAACCACAAGGTGTCAAAGCCTAGCTTCTTAGCCACATACTATAAAGAGACACAATCAAAATGCCaaaattagcacacacacacaaggacactgAGCACTAATCCACTGTGTGGACACATTTAAAGTCCATTTTACTTTAGTACATGCTGTCAGAGTTGATGTAGATGAAAACATTAAGAAAATCCCTCAAATGAAGATAAGGTTCAGAATTACAAGCTGCTTTGGTTTAGCCATGTGAAAACAATGCAAATCTAAAGCGTTttaaggctcttcatggacttgctccattatatctgcaggacctgatagtaccatatgttcctaataggacactcagatctctgagtgcaggtttatttgtagttcctagaattcattaaaagtagaatgggaggacgagcttttagctatcaggcaccgctactgtggaaccagttaccaatctgggtatgagaggcagacactgcctccacctttaagactagacttaaaacttttctgtttagtaaggcatatagttagccttaaacacagtgtgtagggctggtagGTATAGTTATAGTCACCttagccacaggtataacaggtgtcatagggccgataaaatcttaacttttagcacagctatgctgctctaggcctacgctgtcggggggcacatgatccactgagcagtttccctcccaccctctgacctctcctctactctcattagtctggctcatacaggtaatatcatctcataatctgtgtttaccgtcttcctcgtagttttgtgcctctctctctctttgcaggtctcaagacctgcagtccggcccctgatctctacTGTGCTCActgacttcatcagcccctgctgctcatctttattttgattactatcaaattactattactacttatggactgacgataattatccattataatataatcactttcatcttgcttgtcatgtttgctctctgtaatgtatcatgtttactgcatgtttgttcctctctctctctctcttcttcatcctctctgtcctgcctccctcttcttctcctctctctctccttcatcctctctgtcttgtctccatcttcttctctctctctctcttcttcatcctctctgtcctgtctccctcttcttctctccctctctcttcttcatcctctctgtcctgtctccctcttcttcatcctctctgtcccgtctccctcttcttctcctcctctacccggccgactggcagcaggaaggttcctccttaagtagacgggtcctgctcaaggtttcttcctcttaaagggagttttccCTTGCCACAGAGCTCTTAAGAGGGGTTCAGggtctgggtctcacgctctgggtctctgtgaagcgctttgagacaatttctgattgtaaaatgcgctatataaataaaactgaattgaattgatccGTTTATTAGGTTCTATAAGGTCAATTGCTTTCCAGCATTAATTCTCTATATCCGTGTGCACTTCACGGTATGCACGGAAATTCCGATGTCTCGCTCTGACATAACAGAGATACTCACAGGGGTTACAGAGATTTGTAAAAACATCCAAGTGATATCCAGAGCGGCGATAACGTACACGACGTTAATTATTTTCATCCTTCTTTGCTGATCTGCAGCGTTAGCCGGGCAGGAAACTGAAGCTCCCGGTGTTTCTTCCGTCGTTTCGCGTCTTTGactcattttttaataaaatcaaagtaatGGTAAATGTGGTCCGAGAAGGCACACACGGTACACAAAACGAACCAAACTCAGGTGACACTCCGCCGGTAAAATGTCCTTTGACCCGGTGAACTCTCACATAAACTGTTAGCTAACCAACGGCTGCACTGCGACCAGGAGGCGTTAACGAGGTAATGTTAGAAAAACATtacaatctttaaaaaaaatgctagtGTCCGGTTTAAACGCACACATTGTTCAGAAGCACAGACAAAAACCCCAAATAATATCCGCTTAAACTTTTGTCgtatacacagtaaaaatggagCTGAGCGGACGTGAACGTTTCTCAGAAAATCCCATCGAGAATGTGAAAGTTTGGCACAATGAGGCGTTCAGGAACACCTACGTGGGTCGTACTTTGAAGCTTTTCCGGACTCCTGTGTTCTCTTTCAGGAGGAGCAAAGCTCTGTTATAACACTGCAATATAATTTTTAAAGCTCACATTGTGGAGTGAGTGACCTAAgagtaaaaaaagtaaaaaaaaacctcaaattGTCATTGTAATAATTTTAATATTGTTTATTCAATTAGTAAGTGCAACTGTGGTAAGCATCTATAAAAAGGCCTACGGTACATACAGGGTGGCAATATACAACTTTAATAACATAAACACAATGTTTATCCTAATTAAATGTAATAGAGtaaatatgtatattttctATTTAAATAGAAAATGAACTATGGGCTCAAGTTTGTTTGAAAAACTGATTTTTCACATTGTTCAATGCACCATATCAGCATTTAAGTATCATTTTGGTAATCACCAGGTTTCAATGAAACCTTCAGATGGGCCCCTGGAGTCTTATTAGACCACCCCTTTAAATGGCAAACGTGTAGTGGATGAGAAGATGGCTTCTACCTATACATACATCAGCCAGAAATTGAGTGCTGATCAATGGAAGGTACAGAAAACCACCATAATATCACGGCAGATAGACAGTTTGAATGTCTTCTAAAGTCTCTTAGTGCCCTCTTGTGGCAGAACCCGggatgtaactgtgtgtgtgtaacctcaACCACCCCAACTTCTTTTTAAGACACAGCAATCACTGCACTGCAACGTCTGGCAGACCCTATGGAAGCCTCCGCCCCAAATGCACCCTCCAGATATTTTGTGCCGCACACCGGCTCACTTGCCGGGGACTAAACAAGAAAACGAAAAGAAACTCACAGTTGAACCCAATATATACACCGGGGCAAGAGCAACGATGCCCACCAACTCGACGCtctgcaaaaaacacaaaaaac
This portion of the Parambassis ranga chromosome 3, fParRan2.1, whole genome shotgun sequence genome encodes:
- the slc67a1 gene encoding solute carrier family 22 member 18 isoform X2 gives rise to the protein MVGVVQLLGGPLFGRFGDLFGARAALSLACSATIVFFLLLVIADRPAMLFIHKLPTVFMHVLPASQMVVTDLSEPDKRADALSKLGLCFGIGIIAGSTLGGQLNKFYGETFTVCVGAAGSTFSLLLVLKYIPKTTKVEGPRGNTKNDNESNSIFSLGEITRLMKFPRVMRTFVIKIVAGLPSVIFQVMFSIIVLEFFKLQPEQSGYLMAYFGIMSMVVQGGVIGRLTARFSENSLLLLAIGVSSFVGLAQANMQNVFQFCLIVVPMVFSLSVFNVITDSILTKSVPSSDTGTMLGLCASVQSLLRTVGPTAGGFLYVNYGISSIGLIQFIVNIAVFVYLLQRGLNKTAEQKE
- the slc67a1 gene encoding solute carrier family 22 member 18 isoform X1, which codes for MSQRRETTEETPGASVSCPANAADQQRRMKIINVVYVIAALDITWMFLQISVTPYVAKKLGFDTLWFGYLQTMVGVVQLLGGPLFGRFGDLFGARAALSLACSATIVFFLLLVIADRPAMLFIHKLPTVFMHVLPASQMVVTDLSEPDKRADALSKLGLCFGIGIIAGSTLGGQLNKFYGETFTVCVGAAGSTFSLLLVLKYIPKTTKVEGPRGNTKNDNESNSIFSLGEITRLMKFPRVMRTFVIKIVAGLPSVIFQVMFSIIVLEFFKLQPEQSGYLMAYFGIMSMVVQGGVIGRLTARFSENSLLLLAIGVSSFVGLAQANMQNVFQFCLIVVPMVFSLSVFNVITDSILTKSVPSSDTGTMLGLCASVQSLLRTVGPTAGGFLYVNYGISSIGLIQFIVNIAVFVYLLQRGLNKTAEQKE